In the genome of Luteitalea pratensis, the window GCCAGGTGGTGCAGCCCGAGCCGCTGCAACTCGACGATGTGGTGGCGCGTCTGACGCCGCTGTTCCGGCGGCTGCTCGGGGCGCGTGTCTCGCTCGAAGTGGTGTGGCTGACGGGCCTGCCGCGCGTGCTCGCCGATCCGGGCCAGATGGAGCAGGTGCTGACCAATCTGGTCGTCAACGCCCGCGACGCGATCGCCGATGTCGGCAAGGTCCGCATCGCCACGTCGCTCGCCGGCGCGTCAGCCTTCACCGACGACACGGGCGTGGCGGCGCAGCCAGGCCGCACCTACCTCTGCCTCTCGATACGCGACGACGGCGTCGGCATGCCGGAGGAAGTCCGGCAGCGTGCGTTCGAGCCGTTCTTCACGACCAAGGCTGATGACCGGGGCACCGGCCTGGGTTTGCCGACCGTGCACAACATCGTCACCCAAGCCGGCGGCGGCGTTGCCCTGGAGTCGACGCCAGGCCACGGGTGCGACGTACGCGTCTACCTGCCGACGATTCCGGCGTCGGCGGCCGCCCCGGTAGCGCCCGTCGAGGCGCGAACGTTCCCGGGAGGCCACGAGACGGTGCTCCTCGTCGAGGATCGCGAAGCGGTGCGCCGCGTCGCGCATCGCTTCCTGTCTCGTCGCGGTTATCGCGTGATCGAGGCCGAGAGTGCCGAGCAGGCGCTCGAGGTCGCCGAGGCCCATGCCGGTGAGATCGACCTCCTGCTGTCGGACGTGATCCTCGGCGGCATGGATGGGTACGCGCTCGCGATTGCGTTGACAGCCCGGCAGCCTGGGCTTCGCGTGGTGCTGATGTCGGGGTATCCGAGCGAGATGCTGACGCGCGCTGGCAACGGTGGACCCATCTTCCCGTTCGTCAACAAGCCCATCGACTTCCCGACCCTCGCCCAGCTCTTGCGGGACCAGCTCGAACGGCGCAGTCGCTAGACCGTGTTGGCGGACGGCTTGCATGGCCCCACGGCATGCCGCTCTTCGACTTGCCGATTACCTGGCGCGAGGTCAGCAAGCGCACGGTCAAGGAGATGATCGCCGACGACTGTCTCGGGCTGGCGGCGCAACTCGCTTATTACCTGTTCCTCGCACTCTTCCCGGCGATCCTGTTCCTGCTCGCGCTCGGCAGCTTCTTCCCGCTGCACGACCTGGCGGGCGCCCTCGTGCGGGTGCTGCGGCCAGTGGCTTCGGAAGACGTGATCCACATCGTC includes:
- a CDS encoding ATP-binding protein, with protein sequence MTEPLDTRVPGDARWWLAHDGCGTLVWDGRSGTVLAANATALRLLGRDASWAPGGESIRDLFEIADGPPAAELATRLGAGQPRERRIARQGQDDLRLLLITWEVPGPAHAWATLCVDMEAPSRPDAAFAAHPRILQAQKQEALGRLAGGIAHDFSNLLTVVLGHCDAARQLLPRDSPALEELQGIQEAAQQATNLSRQLLTFSRRQVVQPEPLQLDDVVARLTPLFRRLLGARVSLEVVWLTGLPRVLADPGQMEQVLTNLVVNARDAIADVGKVRIATSLAGASAFTDDTGVAAQPGRTYLCLSIRDDGVGMPEEVRQRAFEPFFTTKADDRGTGLGLPTVHNIVTQAGGGVALESTPGHGCDVRVYLPTIPASAAAPVAPVEARTFPGGHETVLLVEDREAVRRVAHRFLSRRGYRVIEAESAEQALEVAEAHAGEIDLLLSDVILGGMDGYALAIALTARQPGLRVVLMSGYPSEMLTRAGNGGPIFPFVNKPIDFPTLAQLLRDQLERRSR